The following coding sequences lie in one Bacillus thermozeamaize genomic window:
- a CDS encoding 16S rRNA methyltransferase G, with protein MNRWLAAACAPHLALDESRLGLFSDYLELLLSWNERFNLTAITEPREVYVKHFYDSLTPAFVHDFTRTRRLMDVGTGAGFPGIPLKIAFPHIRLTLLDSLKKRISFLAEVVARLKLSDVELIHGRAEEVGRHPQHRERYDVAISRAVARLNVLSEYCLPFVRTGGVFIAMKGAQAEQEKQEARAAIRRLGGGRIAEHRFDLPDEAGERTLYVIGKQAATPKAFPRKPGMPAKQPL; from the coding sequence TTGAACCGGTGGCTTGCAGCCGCTTGTGCGCCTCATCTTGCACTGGACGAAAGCCGGTTGGGCCTGTTTTCCGATTACCTGGAGCTGTTGCTTTCATGGAATGAACGGTTCAACCTCACCGCCATCACCGAGCCGCGCGAGGTGTATGTGAAGCATTTTTACGATTCGCTGACACCCGCATTTGTCCACGATTTCACCCGGACAAGGCGGCTGATGGATGTCGGGACGGGGGCGGGCTTTCCGGGAATTCCGCTGAAGATTGCCTTTCCCCACATCCGGTTGACGCTGCTGGATTCGCTGAAAAAACGGATCTCGTTTTTGGCGGAAGTGGTGGCCAGACTCAAGCTTTCTGATGTGGAACTCATCCACGGCCGTGCGGAGGAAGTGGGACGTCACCCGCAGCACCGGGAACGATATGATGTGGCCATCTCCCGGGCTGTGGCCCGCCTGAATGTATTGTCCGAGTATTGTCTCCCGTTTGTCCGCACGGGCGGGGTTTTTATCGCCATGAAGGGAGCGCAAGCGGAACAGGAAAAGCAGGAGGCGCGTGCGGCCATTCGCCGGCTGGGCGGGGGGCGGATCGCGGAACACCGCTTTGATTTGCCTGATGAGGCAGGCGAAAGGACGCTTTATGTAATCGGCAAACAGGCGGCGACGCCAAAAGCTTTTCCGCGCAAGCCTGGCATGCCCGCCAAACAACCGCTTTGA
- a CDS encoding nucleoid occlusion protein — MEEVKEIPVELISPNPYQPRTVFDDERIEELSQTIRTHGVIQPIVVRELENGKYELIAGERRLRAVKKLNLPTIPAIVRSLNDAQAASIALIENLQREGLTAIEEAYAYQQLLQLHGLTQESLAQRLGKGQSTIANKLRLLNLPESVQHALMKRQITERHARALLSLPDAELQEKVLSEILQHEWNVKQTEQRVKQYLDAQKQQPAKKSKRIAFSKDVRLALNTIRQSVKMITGSGMNIDAREEEHEEYVQFIIRIPKK; from the coding sequence GTGGAAGAGGTGAAGGAGATCCCTGTTGAGCTCATCTCTCCCAACCCCTATCAGCCCCGGACCGTCTTTGACGATGAACGCATCGAGGAATTGAGCCAGACCATTCGCACGCATGGCGTCATCCAGCCCATCGTGGTCAGGGAATTGGAGAATGGAAAATACGAGCTGATCGCCGGCGAACGGCGGCTGCGCGCGGTGAAAAAGCTGAATCTGCCGACCATTCCTGCGATCGTCCGCTCGTTGAATGATGCGCAGGCTGCTTCCATCGCCCTGATCGAAAACCTGCAGCGGGAAGGCCTGACGGCCATTGAAGAGGCCTATGCCTATCAACAGTTGTTGCAATTGCATGGGCTGACGCAGGAAAGCCTGGCGCAGCGGCTGGGAAAAGGTCAATCCACCATTGCCAACAAATTGCGCCTGCTCAATCTTCCGGAGTCGGTTCAGCACGCGCTGATGAAAAGGCAGATCACCGAACGGCATGCCCGTGCCCTGCTTTCCCTCCCCGATGCCGAGTTGCAGGAAAAAGTGTTGTCCGAGATTCTTCAGCATGAATGGAATGTCAAACAGACGGAGCAACGTGTCAAACAATATCTTGATGCCCAAAAACAGCAGCCAGCCAAAAAATCCAAACGGATCGCGTTCTCAAAAGATGTACGCCTCGCGCTGAACACAATTCGCCAGTCGGTGAAGATGATCACTGGCAGCGGGATGAACATTGATGCGCGGGAAGAGGAACATGAAGAGTACGTGCAGTTTATCATCCGAATTCCAAAAAAATGA
- a CDS encoding sporulation initiation inhibitor Soj, translated as MAKIIAVANQKGGVGKTTTAINLGASLASFGSKVLLVDADPQGNTTSGIGINKGEVEYCVYDVMINDIYPEKAILPTKEENLWIIPATIQLAGAEIELVPIMSREVRLKKALSLVEQNYDYILIDCPPSLGILTVNALTAANSVLIPIQCEYYALEGVSQLLNTIRLVQKHLNTELEIEGVLMTMFDARTNLGIQVVQEVKKYFREKVYQTIIPRNVRLSEAPSHGLSILTYDHRSKGAEMYRELAKEVMGCE; from the coding sequence ATGGCCAAGATCATCGCGGTCGCCAATCAAAAAGGCGGCGTCGGCAAGACGACCACCGCCATCAACCTGGGAGCCAGTCTGGCCTCTTTTGGCAGCAAGGTGCTTCTGGTGGACGCCGATCCGCAGGGTAACACGACCAGCGGGATTGGCATCAATAAAGGAGAAGTGGAGTACTGTGTCTATGATGTCATGATTAATGATATATACCCGGAAAAAGCCATTTTGCCGACGAAGGAAGAAAATCTCTGGATCATTCCGGCTACCATTCAACTGGCCGGTGCAGAAATTGAACTGGTTCCCATCATGTCTCGTGAAGTGCGGCTGAAAAAAGCGCTCTCTTTGGTGGAACAGAATTATGACTACATCCTGATCGATTGCCCTCCATCCCTCGGCATTCTCACCGTCAACGCGCTGACCGCCGCCAATTCCGTTCTGATTCCCATCCAGTGTGAGTATTATGCGCTGGAAGGCGTCAGCCAGCTGCTCAACACCATCCGTCTCGTGCAAAAGCACCTCAACACCGAACTGGAAATCGAAGGCGTGCTGATGACGATGTTTGATGCCCGAACCAATCTGGGCATCCAGGTGGTACAGGAAGTGAAAAAATATTTTCGCGAGAAAGTGTATCAGACGATCATCCCCCGCAACGTCCGTCTCAGCGAAGCGCCAAGCCATGGCCTTTCCATCCTGACCTACGATCATCGTTCCAAGGGAGCCGAAATGTACCGCGAGTTGGCCAAAGAGGTGATGGGATGTGAGTAA
- a CDS encoding stage 0 sporulation protein J, translating into MSKGLGRGLDALLPQMDGDENSIQQVSVRQLRPNPYQPRKTFSTEGLEELTESIRQHGMIQPILVRKSLHGYEIVAGERRWRAAKMARLKTVPVVVKEFSDEQVMEIALIENLQREDLNAMEIAQAYDKLMQTFGLTQEELAAKVGKSRPHVANFLRLLQLPPRVQEMLSSGEVSMGHARALLGLADEQAQIRLAETVVREKMSVRQLEEEIQKQRQNVSRETLRKKQPARNTYVINIEEVLRQNLGTSVRIKTGKKRGRIEIDFYSEEDLNRIIERILQGKEEGL; encoded by the coding sequence GTGAGTAAAGGTCTGGGCAGGGGACTGGACGCCCTTCTGCCGCAAATGGACGGCGACGAAAACAGCATCCAGCAGGTATCGGTTCGCCAATTGCGCCCCAATCCGTACCAGCCGCGGAAAACGTTTTCCACAGAAGGATTGGAGGAGTTGACCGAGTCGATTCGCCAGCATGGGATGATTCAGCCCATTCTCGTTCGCAAGTCCCTGCATGGTTACGAAATTGTGGCCGGGGAGCGCCGCTGGCGTGCCGCCAAGATGGCCCGCCTGAAAACGGTGCCGGTCGTCGTCAAGGAATTCAGCGATGAGCAGGTCATGGAAATCGCTCTCATCGAAAATCTTCAACGGGAAGACCTCAATGCGATGGAAATTGCCCAAGCGTATGACAAGCTGATGCAGACGTTTGGCCTGACGCAGGAAGAGCTGGCGGCCAAAGTGGGAAAAAGCCGTCCACATGTGGCCAACTTCCTTCGCCTTCTCCAGTTGCCTCCGCGGGTGCAGGAAATGCTTTCCTCCGGCGAAGTCTCGATGGGACACGCCCGCGCCCTTCTCGGGCTGGCTGATGAGCAGGCCCAGATTCGTTTGGCGGAAACAGTCGTCCGCGAGAAGATGAGCGTTCGTCAACTGGAGGAGGAGATCCAAAAACAACGGCAAAATGTTTCACGTGAAACATTGCGGAAAAAGCAACCTGCGCGCAATACTTACGTCATAAATATAGAGGAGGTGCTGCGGCAAAACCTGGGCACCTCCGTCAGGATTAAAACCGGGAAGAAGAGAGGCCGCATCGAGATCGACTTTTATTCTGAAGAAGACCTGAACCGGATTATCGAACGGATTCTGCAAGGGAAGGAAGAGGGTTTGTGA
- a CDS encoding cysteine desulfurase: MIYLDQAATSFPKPPEVREAVMRCLAEYAVNPGRGDHQLVRRAQEQVSLARRRAAELFHIRHPERILFFLNATQAINQAIKGLVRPGDHVIASGMEHNAVRRPLLHLQRNGVEVTFLKGDRWGVPTAEEVDSALRENTRLVILNHASNVTGAIADIGAVGQRLRQKGVAFMVDAAQSAGVLPINVEEMGIHLLAFAGHKGLYGPQGVGGLYISEELDLVPLIHGGTGIHSSDADQPVSLPERYESGTLNTPGLAGLAAGLEIVLARGVDAIFRHEWELIQHLQSELEQIPGVTVYGPPLGQPKVGVLSFQVEGYHSEEVAILLDEHFRIAVRGGLHCAPLVHERLGTLGSGTVRASVGLFNTHDEIGKLVAAVRELI; this comes from the coding sequence GTGATTTACCTGGATCAGGCGGCCACCAGCTTTCCCAAACCGCCGGAAGTGCGGGAAGCTGTCATGAGGTGTCTCGCAGAATACGCGGTCAATCCTGGCAGAGGCGACCATCAGCTGGTCAGACGCGCGCAGGAGCAGGTTTCCCTCGCGCGCCGGCGGGCGGCTGAACTTTTCCACATCCGGCATCCTGAACGGATCCTTTTTTTTCTCAATGCGACGCAAGCGATCAACCAGGCGATCAAAGGCCTCGTCCGCCCGGGAGACCATGTGATCGCGAGCGGCATGGAACATAATGCCGTGCGGCGGCCTCTCTTGCATCTGCAAAGGAATGGGGTGGAGGTCACTTTCCTGAAAGGGGACCGATGGGGGGTGCCGACAGCGGAAGAGGTGGACTCCGCCTTGCGCGAAAATACCCGGCTGGTCATTCTCAACCATGCGTCCAACGTCACCGGCGCCATTGCCGACATCGGTGCCGTTGGCCAACGCTTGCGGCAGAAGGGTGTGGCGTTCATGGTGGATGCGGCCCAGAGCGCCGGCGTTCTGCCGATCAACGTAGAGGAGATGGGCATTCACCTCTTGGCTTTTGCCGGGCATAAAGGGCTGTACGGGCCGCAAGGAGTCGGAGGGCTGTACATCAGCGAGGAACTGGATTTGGTGCCGCTGATTCACGGTGGTACGGGGATTCATTCGTCGGATGCCGATCAGCCCGTTTCCCTGCCGGAACGGTACGAAAGCGGTACGTTGAACACGCCAGGCCTGGCCGGCCTGGCAGCCGGACTGGAGATCGTGTTGGCCCGGGGCGTCGATGCCATTTTCCGCCACGAATGGGAATTGATCCAGCATCTGCAGTCGGAACTGGAGCAAATCCCGGGGGTTACCGTCTATGGTCCGCCGCTGGGCCAGCCAAAAGTGGGGGTTCTTTCGTTTCAGGTGGAAGGCTACCATTCGGAGGAGGTGGCCATTCTTCTGGATGAACACTTTCGCATTGCCGTGCGCGGCGGCTTGCACTGCGCGCCGTTGGTCCACGAGCGGTTGGGCACGCTTGGCAGCGGCACGGTGCGTGCCAGTGTCGGCCTGTTTAATACGCATGACGAGATCGGAAAACTGGTCGCCGCCGTGCGGGAACTGATTTGA
- a CDS encoding spore protease YyaC produces MRNPPKPFASNQTLCRIPYDDANATEVLAQALVRSLLPHVHQREFLCLAIGTDRSTGDALGPLVGSQLAQLAPQGLTIYGTLDEPVHAMNLKEQIEQIHRRHPNAFILSVDACLGQYKHIGMISLQEGSLRPGAGVNKRLPEVGDLSFTCVVNAGGFMEYFVLQNTRLAHVIKMAQVMAGSIHLAFTRLHRMAYKDGPLVTIQSLDKKMSPKGDQRGEFSTG; encoded by the coding sequence ATGAGAAACCCTCCCAAACCATTTGCATCCAACCAGACGCTTTGCCGAATCCCATATGATGACGCCAATGCGACGGAGGTGCTGGCACAGGCCCTGGTCCGCTCCCTGCTCCCGCACGTCCATCAGCGGGAATTCTTGTGCCTGGCGATCGGCACCGACCGCTCCACCGGGGATGCTCTGGGCCCCTTGGTTGGTTCGCAGCTTGCGCAACTGGCTCCACAGGGGCTGACCATTTATGGCACATTGGACGAGCCCGTCCATGCCATGAACCTGAAAGAACAGATCGAGCAGATCCACCGCAGGCACCCGAACGCCTTTATTCTCTCTGTGGACGCCTGTCTGGGGCAGTACAAGCACATCGGGATGATTAGTCTCCAGGAAGGAAGCTTGCGTCCAGGCGCGGGTGTCAACAAACGCCTGCCCGAAGTGGGCGATCTTTCCTTCACCTGCGTCGTCAACGCGGGCGGGTTTATGGAGTATTTCGTCCTGCAAAATACGCGCCTGGCCCACGTCATCAAAATGGCGCAGGTGATGGCCGGCAGCATCCACCTGGCCTTTACCCGCTTGCACAGGATGGCTTACAAAGACGGACCGCTGGTTACGATTCAGAGTTTGGACAAAAAAATGTCACCAAAAGGTGACCAGCGCGGTGAGTTCAGCACAGGCTGA